A stretch of the Maridesulfovibrio zosterae DSM 11974 genome encodes the following:
- the lpxK gene encoding tetraacyldisaccharide 4'-kinase, with the protein MLIEIQNILSPILTPLSKGYGAIMKIRADRYSEGSYELFQPQCPCISVGNIGSGGSGKTPLTGWLLRWAEGHGLRVAVLTRGYGAKPPEHPYPVLKNSPVAEAGDEPLMLAAANPEAMVVVDPVRKRSGRWVSAEFKPDFIILDDGFQHMAVQRDLDFVLMTPDDFTSGWNKVIPRGTWRESVQALHRADVFFVKSSPDDFNSMRYLVSEKLSGFGKPVFQFNLEAKGLKLLGGNDRIEFGNDSFLLFSGIGKPELLLKDATKYLGRAPAECMVFKDHHAYSWKDVELIRRKAVTVAAKKIICTPKDAIKLTNLGCEDFYVIDLEVEFKESIFFDGTEELSFNEWWTEKKLHKK; encoded by the coding sequence ATGCTGATTGAAATACAAAATATTTTAAGCCCGATACTGACCCCTCTTTCTAAAGGATACGGTGCGATTATGAAAATACGTGCCGATCGTTATTCTGAAGGTAGTTATGAGCTGTTTCAGCCTCAATGTCCCTGCATCTCTGTTGGGAATATCGGTTCCGGTGGAAGCGGTAAAACACCGTTAACAGGTTGGTTGCTCAGATGGGCAGAAGGTCATGGACTAAGGGTCGCAGTGCTTACCCGTGGCTATGGAGCAAAGCCGCCAGAGCATCCTTATCCTGTACTGAAAAACAGTCCTGTTGCTGAAGCAGGAGATGAGCCTTTAATGCTGGCGGCAGCTAATCCTGAGGCTATGGTAGTTGTTGATCCTGTACGTAAAAGATCAGGTCGCTGGGTTTCTGCTGAATTTAAACCTGATTTTATAATTTTGGATGACGGATTTCAGCACATGGCTGTGCAGCGTGACTTAGATTTTGTACTCATGACTCCAGATGATTTTACTAGCGGATGGAATAAAGTTATTCCTCGAGGAACTTGGCGTGAAAGCGTGCAGGCTTTGCATCGGGCGGATGTCTTTTTTGTTAAGAGTAGTCCTGATGATTTTAATTCCATGCGATATTTAGTAAGTGAAAAGCTGAGTGGATTTGGTAAACCAGTTTTTCAATTTAATTTGGAAGCCAAAGGACTGAAGCTTCTTGGTGGCAACGATAGAATAGAATTTGGAAATGATAGTTTCTTACTTTTTTCCGGTATTGGAAAGCCTGAATTGCTTTTAAAGGATGCGACAAAGTATCTGGGCAGGGCCCCTGCTGAATGTATGGTTTTTAAAGATCATCATGCATACAGCTGGAAGGATGTAGAGCTTATCAGACGAAAAGCAGTGACTGTGGCTGCCAAGAAAATAATATGTACTCCAAAAGACGCAATTAAATTGACTAATCTTGGGTGTGAAGATTTTTATGTGATTGATTTAGAAGTAGAATTTAAAGAATCGATATTTTTTGACGGAACAGAAGAGTTGAGTTTCAATGAATGGTGGACTGAGAAAAAGTTGCATAAGAAATAG
- a CDS encoding endonuclease/exonuclease/phosphatase family protein yields MSSEHIKIISYNMGFAAGPIQHTLADYHPRSFFIKNLDCMIAMIKSQRAEIVLLQEVDLNSKRSWYLNQLDYIMKGLGWKYAAPVVDWNMYFPLRKEHKIKKATVIISKYPIVSNYYTQTSAKSNFENWMLNIFYYPLLWKSTMQKVGIDLGGRIIDIYNVHLCVWSRSARVAQTNFLVNWIKSQGAGHEFIIGGDFNFQAYIRGTPVPEVDMQQEPFMNTLWDNLDGIEEIRSTQNSSIADIHYNYTFPERKHRYDFIFYSNGLHLDKSKIIEGIPSSDHLPVSGNFYLEF; encoded by the coding sequence TTGAGTTCAGAGCATATAAAAATAATCAGCTATAATATGGGATTTGCTGCCGGCCCAATACAGCATACTTTAGCTGATTATCATCCAAGGTCTTTTTTTATTAAAAATCTAGACTGCATGATAGCGATGATAAAAAGTCAAAGAGCTGAGATTGTTCTGTTGCAGGAAGTTGACTTGAATTCAAAACGTTCGTGGTATTTAAATCAACTCGATTATATCATGAAGGGGCTTGGATGGAAGTATGCTGCACCTGTTGTCGATTGGAACATGTACTTCCCGCTGCGTAAAGAACATAAAATAAAGAAGGCAACTGTAATTATTTCAAAGTATCCTATTGTTTCAAATTATTATACCCAGACTTCAGCCAAATCGAACTTCGAAAACTGGATGCTCAATATTTTTTATTATCCTCTGCTTTGGAAGTCAACAATGCAGAAGGTGGGGATAGATCTTGGAGGGCGAATTATTGACATATATAATGTCCACCTTTGCGTCTGGAGTAGATCGGCTCGAGTCGCTCAGACAAATTTTTTGGTGAATTGGATCAAAAGCCAAGGAGCAGGGCATGAATTTATTATTGGTGGAGATTTTAATTTTCAAGCCTATATCAGAGGGACTCCTGTGCCTGAAGTAGATATGCAGCAGGAACCGTTTATGAATACTCTTTGGGATAATTTAGATGGGATAGAAGAAATTAGAAGTACGCAAAATAGTTCTATCGCAGATATACATTACAATTATACTTTCCCAGAGAGAAAGCATCGATACGATTTTATTTTTTATTCAAATGGTCTTCATCTTGATAAAAGTAAAATTATTGAAGGCATACCTTCTTCAGATCATTTACCTGTCAGTGGTAATTTTTATTTAGAATTTTAG
- a CDS encoding ABC transporter substrate-binding protein produces MNKLGTIGLNFVLIILSICSFAYASKENVKKILIIHSYSLKNICGSPQHQGVVEALAKHGFIDGKNIDILSYAMDTKKVNNTPELIRKEADKVLSEIDQLKPDVVVLLDDNAFATVGLDLLDTGVSVVFSGMNGQPEDYNLKKKWMNSRNRPGHNITGVYEKLHIAEAFRVQKMILPDLKKAMIISDASPTGVAVMKQIDIELRGIDTGIEVATASTSSWEEYIDTIHSVCNDPEIGTIYPVATVLKDKNGNSYSTSEIIIWTAKNCLKPGIPVNYSFARLGMLGGAGVDFIFMGSQAGNMVARILKGTPPGNIPIEDAQRYALVFNLKRAKELGLEIPSDVLMAADVIYNN; encoded by the coding sequence ATGAATAAACTTGGTACCATAGGCCTTAATTTTGTATTGATAATATTAAGTATATGTTCTTTTGCTTATGCATCTAAAGAAAATGTAAAAAAAATTTTGATAATACATAGCTACAGCCTGAAGAATATTTGTGGTTCTCCACAGCATCAAGGGGTGGTGGAAGCTCTTGCAAAGCATGGCTTCATTGATGGGAAGAATATAGATATCCTATCTTATGCCATGGATACGAAAAAGGTTAACAATACACCTGAGTTGATCCGTAAAGAGGCTGATAAAGTCTTATCGGAAATTGATCAGCTTAAACCAGATGTCGTAGTTTTATTAGATGACAATGCTTTTGCCACTGTTGGACTTGATCTTTTAGATACAGGGGTAAGTGTAGTTTTTTCTGGGATGAACGGGCAGCCTGAAGATTACAATTTAAAGAAAAAATGGATGAACTCGCGTAATAGACCTGGGCATAATATTACAGGGGTATATGAGAAACTTCACATTGCTGAAGCATTCCGCGTCCAGAAAATGATACTGCCTGATTTAAAAAAGGCGATGATTATTTCAGATGCATCTCCAACTGGAGTTGCGGTGATGAAGCAGATAGATATAGAACTTCGAGGTATTGATACTGGAATTGAAGTTGCGACCGCATCTACCTCATCGTGGGAAGAATACATTGATACTATTCACTCCGTTTGTAATGATCCCGAAATCGGAACAATTTATCCGGTCGCGACAGTGTTGAAGGATAAAAATGGCAACAGTTATAGTACTTCGGAAATTATTATATGGACAGCTAAGAACTGCCTCAAGCCAGGAATTCCTGTAAACTATTCCTTTGCCCGCCTTGGAATGCTTGGTGGTGCAGGTGTTGATTTTATTTTTATGGGCAGTCAGGCAGGAAATATGGTGGCAAGGATTTTGAAAGGTACGCCACCTGGTAATATTCCTATTGAAGATGCCCAAAGATATGCTCTAGTATTTAATCTTAAAAGAGCTAAAGAACTGGGGTTGGAAATTCCTTCTGATGTGTTGATGGCCGCTGATGTTATTTATAATAATTAG
- a CDS encoding iron-sulfur cluster assembly scaffold protein NifU — protein sequence MIDPLDFLLDDIEQQYEDAALEMFGEETTKRWKQPAFARIMDGPDCVGEMHGECGDTIKIFLKINDGIISDATFFTTGCGPSIVSGDIACEMSIGKSVDKASEIDGEDILKGLGGLPDDKTHCAHLASSALQEALGDWMSKKCS from the coding sequence ATGATTGATCCCTTAGATTTCCTTCTCGACGACATTGAACAGCAATATGAAGATGCTGCCCTTGAAATGTTTGGCGAAGAAACAACCAAGCGCTGGAAACAACCTGCATTTGCCCGCATAATGGATGGCCCGGACTGTGTTGGAGAAATGCATGGAGAATGTGGTGACACCATTAAGATTTTCTTAAAAATTAATGATGGTATTATCAGTGACGCAACATTTTTTACAACAGGATGCGGGCCGAGTATTGTCAGTGGAGATATTGCTTGTGAAATGTCCATTGGGAAAAGTGTAGATAAGGCTTCTGAAATTGATGGGGAAGATATTCTAAAAGGCCTTGGAGGTCTTCCAGATGATAAAACCCACTGTGCTCACCTAGCATCTTCAGCTCTTCAAGAAGCATTAGGAGACTGGATGAGTAAAAAATGTTCTTAA
- the rnr gene encoding ribonuclease R, translated as MGKKRKSKNPGMIKPYEAMNVFKASKKPLSVGELEKRLGLTKRHRKFVKDILKGLVKDGKIIKIGSSYGVVDKMNMVTGKLQVQRSGVAFVLPDEKGRKDIFIHPKNMRDAWHGDRVTVAINSESRGKREEGRVVRVLERGKQVFPVRVIRPMGGTALLCHPTDPKMDLGIVVDPDFYLPEERLLDDDGNEIYPLESIETDVDFSQINNGDVLLVAPGNQINPNLWEGRILKFLGQEDDALVQEAVVKANHAISTDFPAKVLAQADSLPDAPEENDFSERVDMRDIPFVTIDGATAKDFDDAVHVEKTSSGYCLRVAIADVSHYVAMDSPMDREALQRGNSYYFPKSVEPMFPEALSNGLCSLNPNVNRLAMTATIEFNESGEPQSSKFATAVIKSHARLTYDEVFAAIIEGDEAEREKISDLVPMLEVAEKLARKINTIRKGRGSLEFDLPEPEIMFNLQGKTVDIRPRCRNFAHQIIEEFMIAANEAVAEFLTEKNMGCLYRVHPGPDSEKLVSLFKVLRKMGISKDVPDPVTPESLQHILQESEGTDQEFLISRLMIRSMKQAKYEPVNEGHFGLASDCYCHFTSPIRRYADLVVHRLLKVALGDTHQAIPGDKQLLRIGTNLSARERVAMEAEREILKRLTIIFLKDKVGEDFTGIISSMADFGFWVEFQEVMAEGMLRLSRLDDDYYTFWADRQLIVGERTGKAFRLGQKITVRLESVSLEMLEADLALVEGGEDYKKFV; from the coding sequence GTGGGAAAAAAAAGAAAATCTAAGAATCCCGGAATGATTAAGCCTTATGAGGCTATGAATGTTTTTAAAGCCAGCAAAAAACCATTATCCGTTGGCGAGCTTGAAAAGAGACTTGGACTCACCAAAAGACACCGCAAATTTGTTAAAGATATTTTAAAGGGACTTGTTAAAGATGGAAAAATTATCAAGATAGGCAGCAGTTATGGTGTTGTAGATAAAATGAATATGGTTACCGGAAAGCTGCAGGTTCAACGATCCGGTGTGGCTTTTGTTTTGCCTGATGAAAAAGGGCGTAAAGATATTTTTATTCATCCCAAAAATATGCGCGATGCATGGCATGGAGACAGGGTCACTGTTGCTATTAACAGTGAAAGCAGAGGTAAGCGGGAAGAGGGACGGGTTGTCCGTGTTCTTGAGCGTGGCAAGCAGGTTTTTCCTGTACGGGTTATCCGTCCTATGGGCGGGACTGCATTACTTTGTCATCCTACTGATCCAAAGATGGATCTTGGTATTGTCGTCGACCCTGATTTTTATCTGCCTGAAGAGCGTTTGCTGGATGATGATGGCAATGAAATATATCCGCTCGAATCCATTGAAACAGATGTTGATTTTTCGCAGATAAATAATGGCGATGTCTTACTGGTTGCTCCCGGTAATCAGATTAATCCAAATCTGTGGGAAGGCCGCATTCTTAAATTTCTGGGACAGGAAGATGATGCGCTGGTACAGGAAGCAGTTGTTAAAGCTAATCATGCTATCTCTACTGATTTTCCTGCAAAGGTTCTTGCTCAGGCGGATTCATTGCCAGACGCACCTGAAGAAAATGATTTTTCTGAGCGTGTCGACATGCGTGATATACCTTTTGTCACAATTGACGGAGCTACTGCCAAAGATTTTGACGATGCCGTACACGTTGAGAAAACCTCATCCGGATATTGCTTAAGAGTGGCAATTGCGGATGTGAGCCATTACGTAGCAATGGATTCTCCCATGGACCGTGAAGCATTGCAGCGCGGCAATTCGTATTATTTCCCTAAATCTGTTGAACCGATGTTTCCTGAAGCTCTCAGTAACGGGCTGTGCAGTTTAAATCCGAATGTTAATCGTCTGGCAATGACTGCCACCATTGAGTTCAATGAGTCCGGCGAACCTCAGTCTTCAAAATTTGCGACTGCGGTAATTAAAAGCCATGCACGTCTCACTTATGATGAGGTCTTCGCTGCGATTATCGAAGGAGATGAGGCGGAGCGTGAGAAAATAAGTGATCTTGTTCCCATGCTGGAAGTGGCGGAAAAGCTGGCTCGAAAAATTAATACCATTCGTAAAGGACGCGGAAGTCTTGAATTTGATCTGCCTGAGCCGGAGATTATGTTTAATTTGCAGGGTAAAACCGTAGATATACGCCCTAGATGCCGTAATTTTGCTCATCAGATAATTGAAGAATTTATGATAGCGGCCAATGAAGCTGTTGCTGAATTTCTGACTGAAAAAAATATGGGCTGCCTGTACCGAGTTCATCCCGGACCGGATTCAGAGAAATTGGTAAGCCTTTTCAAGGTGCTTCGCAAAATGGGCATCAGTAAAGACGTTCCTGATCCTGTTACTCCTGAATCACTGCAACATATTTTGCAGGAATCTGAAGGAACAGATCAGGAGTTCTTAATCAGCAGACTTATGATCCGCTCTATGAAGCAGGCTAAATATGAACCTGTAAATGAGGGGCACTTCGGGCTTGCTTCTGATTGTTACTGCCATTTCACTTCACCCATTAGACGTTATGCCGACCTTGTTGTTCACAGGTTACTTAAAGTGGCCTTAGGCGATACACATCAAGCCATACCCGGAGATAAACAGCTCTTACGAATCGGTACAAACCTGAGTGCCCGTGAGCGTGTTGCTATGGAAGCTGAGCGTGAAATATTGAAACGCCTGACCATTATTTTTCTTAAAGATAAAGTCGGAGAAGATTTTACCGGAATAATTTCATCCATGGCTGATTTTGGTTTCTGGGTAGAGTTTCAGGAAGTGATGGCGGAAGGAATGCTCAGGTTATCCCGACTCGATGATGATTACTATACATTCTGGGCAGATCGTCAGCTGATCGTTGGAGAACGGACTGGTAAGGCTTTTCGTCTTGGACAGAAAATTACTGTTCGCCTTGAGTCAGTAAGTCTGGAAATGCTGGAAGCTGATTTGGCGTTGGTTGAGGGCGGTGAAGATTATAAGAAATTTGTTTAG
- a CDS encoding substrate-binding periplasmic protein: MDMHRKFLKIMIVVTLITSCLSAISYATPPEQEHIKILFGYRFPPFYTVSSKRSPSNSLRGIFIDVLKKFEKKHPEYIIQYKCLPRARISKVLAEGGGDAFALSSPMFLNNEIVDKYTASSPLWEVGDHLLVKKDSPIAESGLNSLIGKKIAVLHGNGYGLLDEYFSSGLIKKHAVYATSQQLMLVLKGRVDAAICNKSTLPDLIKSSKLSMDDFKIIESPLYTFKLHLLIKSTKKKFIKDFNEFVEKEQLPVIK; the protein is encoded by the coding sequence ATGGATATGCATAGAAAATTTTTAAAAATAATGATTGTAGTGACACTGATAACATCCTGTTTATCAGCTATATCGTATGCAACTCCGCCTGAACAGGAACATATCAAAATACTTTTTGGGTATAGATTCCCTCCATTTTATACTGTTAGCTCCAAAAGATCCCCTTCAAACTCTTTACGGGGTATTTTTATAGATGTGCTTAAAAAATTCGAAAAAAAACATCCAGAATATATAATTCAATATAAATGTCTGCCACGTGCTCGTATATCAAAAGTATTGGCAGAAGGTGGTGGAGATGCCTTTGCTTTATCAAGTCCAATGTTTTTAAACAATGAGATAGTTGATAAATATACTGCGTCATCTCCATTATGGGAAGTTGGGGACCACCTGCTAGTCAAAAAAGACTCTCCAATTGCTGAGTCAGGCTTAAATTCTTTAATTGGTAAAAAAATTGCTGTACTTCATGGCAATGGATACGGTCTCTTAGATGAATATTTTAGCAGCGGTCTAATAAAAAAACATGCCGTATATGCAACTTCACAACAACTTATGCTTGTTTTAAAAGGTAGAGTTGATGCTGCTATATGTAATAAATCAACACTTCCTGATCTTATAAAAAGCTCAAAGCTTTCAATGGATGATTTTAAGATCATTGAATCACCGCTTTATACATTTAAACTTCACCTGCTAATAAAAAGCACTAAAAAAAAATTTATTAAAGACTTCAATGAATTTGTCGAAAAAGAGCAGTTACCAGTCATTAAATAA
- a CDS encoding response regulator, whose amino-acid sequence MKSNNTYRLSTLISATLCGLVVFTAFALGGVFSYSYINSLKNEFGDRVKAEGEEYSLEVYSFLHQAKSRLSELGHDNSIRVTMMLGVDYPLLEKLIEYNQVPAGVDYFIMRKGEKRIFSSSSKPYNENLLRSALEETPFNCSLCRDNDGKFITIFSIPIRSRSEVVGSAACQVNLSETRISSSIANSVDARLVMFDDNIAYDLLSGEKLDVIKGDYSDDDLTDAVLDGNIDGVLFRSSLVPGLSYFVSNDRLNNSLYGTFWLLLPFFVAVIGLSIFVSLYISRKLSRPLRAIMDFAEDISKGYEGKFEDKGSRLYEINALNNSLSSMLESLRKTKGLEEYQFFFDNVGDLVCITDIDGLFLEVNSTVEAYLGYERIEFLKKTFFELVPAYERQSLRGVLNALFAGNSTGSFGCPMITRSGITVYCEVRSRKIKYRGQDALLSVVRDVTDRKRDEEDLQRYASELLKAKEVEERNSAHISETLKKLENAMARAEVANRTKSEFLAQMSHEIRTPMNSILGMADMLSDTSLTSEQASYVSIFRNSGRALLSLINDILDLSKIESGKLTLEKTKFDIDSLIDEVAGIMSVTAWKKGISFACNVSPEVPSLLIGDPTRIRQIIVNLLSNAIKFTDSGSVNLNILHEQVESGKSSLFIVVRDTGIGIAEDKIGIIFENFVQADSSTTRKFGGTGLGLSITRNLVDRMDGNISVCNLPDGGAEFRAEIVVDSIDEPIAEVVEVRKLLKGREILVIDENTLMRSYICSCLNEWGAKCYPLSNLPDSLENESGCRDAELVIISDNLGDDDSYSEVENIKAIMNRDDVIICILSSSPRNSNKPEINKLFGVMGCVSWPLTRTGLRTAIFDLYGENVIEPTSSAELLPLRILIADDSESNQMLLDFYLKDTPFRLTHASSGKEAVDYYKDQNFDLVLMDMQMPEKNGYEATEEIREYEAGNGYPATPVVALTANTSSGDRKRCLEAGCTDYISKPIKKITLVKSILKYCS is encoded by the coding sequence ATGAAGAGTAATAACACTTACAGGCTGTCCACGCTAATTTCAGCAACTCTTTGCGGATTAGTTGTTTTTACTGCTTTTGCTTTAGGCGGAGTGTTTTCTTATAGTTATATCAACAGCTTGAAAAATGAGTTTGGGGATAGGGTCAAGGCTGAGGGGGAAGAATACAGTCTTGAGGTCTACAGTTTTTTGCACCAGGCAAAGTCAAGACTTTCTGAACTTGGTCATGATAATTCTATTCGTGTAACGATGATGCTTGGTGTTGATTATCCTCTTTTAGAAAAACTCATTGAATATAATCAGGTTCCCGCAGGGGTTGATTATTTTATTATGCGCAAAGGGGAGAAAAGAATTTTTTCTTCTTCTTCAAAGCCTTATAATGAAAATTTACTCCGTTCAGCACTTGAAGAGACCCCCTTTAATTGTTCTCTTTGCCGGGATAATGACGGTAAATTCATTACTATTTTTTCCATCCCCATTCGAAGTCGATCCGAAGTTGTCGGTAGTGCGGCCTGTCAGGTAAATCTTTCCGAAACCAGAATATCTTCTTCTATTGCCAATAGTGTCGATGCAAGGCTGGTAATGTTTGATGACAATATTGCTTATGATTTATTGAGTGGTGAGAAACTTGATGTGATTAAAGGCGATTATAGTGATGACGATTTAACTGATGCTGTTCTGGACGGAAATATAGATGGAGTACTTTTTAGAAGTTCTCTTGTTCCCGGACTTTCATATTTTGTTTCCAATGATAGACTTAACAATTCTTTGTATGGAACTTTTTGGTTGCTGCTGCCTTTTTTTGTCGCTGTTATAGGACTCAGCATTTTTGTTTCTCTATATATCAGCCGAAAATTAAGTCGCCCCTTGCGTGCGATAATGGATTTTGCAGAAGATATTTCCAAAGGATATGAAGGAAAGTTTGAAGATAAAGGCAGCAGACTGTATGAAATTAACGCTCTTAACAATTCTCTTTCATCAATGCTGGAAAGCCTGCGCAAAACTAAGGGACTTGAGGAATATCAATTCTTTTTTGATAACGTAGGTGATCTTGTTTGTATAACCGATATAGATGGTCTTTTCCTTGAAGTTAATTCAACTGTCGAGGCTTATTTGGGGTATGAGCGGATCGAATTTTTGAAAAAGACTTTTTTTGAACTTGTCCCTGCCTATGAGCGTCAATCTTTGCGTGGGGTCCTGAATGCTCTCTTTGCTGGCAACAGCACTGGCAGCTTTGGATGTCCCATGATTACCCGTTCAGGGATAACTGTTTACTGTGAAGTGCGTTCACGTAAGATCAAGTATAGAGGGCAAGATGCTTTGCTCAGTGTCGTGCGTGATGTAACTGATCGTAAGAGGGATGAAGAAGATCTCCAGCGCTATGCATCTGAGTTGTTAAAGGCAAAGGAGGTTGAAGAACGTAATTCAGCGCACATATCCGAGACTTTGAAGAAGCTAGAGAATGCTATGGCCCGAGCAGAGGTGGCCAATCGTACAAAAAGTGAATTTTTGGCTCAGATGAGTCATGAGATCCGTACTCCCATGAATTCTATTCTGGGTATGGCTGATATGCTTTCGGATACCAGTCTCACGTCTGAGCAGGCAAGTTATGTTTCTATTTTTAGAAATTCAGGTAGAGCATTACTAAGTTTGATAAATGATATTCTTGACCTTTCTAAGATTGAATCAGGCAAGCTTACTCTTGAAAAAACTAAATTCGATATTGACAGCCTTATTGATGAAGTCGCTGGAATCATGTCTGTTACGGCATGGAAGAAAGGAATCTCGTTTGCTTGTAACGTTAGTCCGGAGGTTCCATCTTTACTTATAGGAGATCCTACACGCATCAGGCAGATTATTGTAAATTTGCTTAGTAATGCAATAAAATTTACAGACTCTGGAAGTGTCAATTTAAATATTTTACATGAACAGGTTGAAAGCGGTAAATCGAGTCTTTTCATTGTTGTACGCGATACTGGAATCGGAATAGCTGAAGATAAGATTGGCATTATATTTGAGAATTTTGTGCAGGCTGATTCATCAACGACTCGTAAATTCGGTGGAACGGGGCTTGGATTATCAATTACACGTAATTTAGTGGATCGGATGGACGGAAATATCTCGGTTTGTAATTTGCCAGACGGCGGGGCTGAGTTTCGTGCAGAAATTGTTGTGGACAGCATAGATGAACCTATTGCTGAAGTTGTTGAAGTGCGAAAGCTCCTTAAGGGGCGTGAAATTCTTGTTATTGACGAGAATACTCTTATGCGCAGCTATATATGTTCCTGTTTGAATGAATGGGGCGCGAAATGTTATCCTCTCTCTAATTTACCAGACTCTTTGGAAAATGAAAGCGGTTGCAGGGATGCTGAGCTTGTGATTATTTCCGACAATCTTGGCGATGATGATTCATATAGTGAAGTTGAAAACATCAAAGCAATCATGAACAGAGATGATGTAATAATTTGTATTCTTTCTTCATCGCCAAGGAACAGCAACAAACCTGAGATTAATAAACTTTTTGGTGTAATGGGATGTGTTAGCTGGCCTCTTACCCGGACTGGGTTAAGGACGGCTATATTTGATCTTTACGGTGAAAATGTAATTGAACCCACAAGTAGTGCAGAGCTACTCCCGCTTCGAATCCTGATAGCTGACGATTCAGAAAGCAACCAAATGCTTTTGGATTTTTATTTGAAGGATACGCCGTTTCGTTTGACTCATGCAAGCAGTGGGAAAGAGGCTGTGGATTACTACAAAGATCAAAATTTTGATTTGGTTCTGATGGACATGCAGATGCCTGAGAAGAATGGATATGAGGCAACTGAAGAAATAAGAGAATATGAAGCTGGCAACGGTTATCCGGCTACTCCGGTAGTTGCTTTAACGGCAAATACTTCTTCTGGAGATCGAAAACGCTGCCTTGAAGCAGGGTGTACAGATTATATATCCAAGCCTATTAAAAAAATTACTCTTGTTAAATCTATTTTGAAATACTGCTCCTGA
- a CDS encoding LexA family transcriptional regulator — MQNKDFDSFFERLKSQTDISTQAQLARELGVGRAAISLVKKKGMVPPRWILELSVRYNIDSTWLESGLGAPRPEVSAEEFAGEFERIPKVAARLSAGGGSFETGGQVEGYYAFRKDWIGSKGNPSHMVLMEVYGNSMEPELKEGDIVLLDQSRQNILAGGIYAVGVEDTVMVKRVEKRPGQVVLHSDNKDYSPIYLGGDELENVRVLGQVVWVSREYH; from the coding sequence ATGCAAAATAAAGATTTCGATTCATTTTTTGAAAGACTTAAAAGTCAGACTGATATTTCAACACAGGCGCAGCTTGCTCGTGAACTTGGTGTCGGGCGGGCTGCTATTTCATTGGTTAAGAAGAAGGGGATGGTTCCTCCTCGATGGATTCTTGAGCTTTCTGTAAGATATAATATAGACTCAACCTGGCTTGAATCAGGTCTAGGAGCGCCTCGCCCGGAGGTCAGTGCAGAAGAGTTCGCAGGGGAATTTGAACGTATTCCAAAAGTTGCGGCCCGTCTTTCTGCCGGAGGAGGATCTTTTGAAACCGGCGGTCAGGTAGAAGGGTATTATGCATTTCGCAAAGACTGGATCGGAAGCAAAGGCAATCCTTCTCATATGGTACTTATGGAAGTATATGGAAACAGTATGGAGCCAGAACTCAAAGAAGGTGACATTGTTTTATTGGATCAGTCGCGACAGAATATTCTTGCCGGTGGTATTTATGCTGTAGGCGTTGAGGATACTGTTATGGTTAAACGGGTTGAGAAGAGACCCGGTCAGGTTGTATTACATAGCGATAATAAAGATTATTCTCCCATTTATCTAGGGGGAGATGAACTTGAAAATGTCAGAGTGCTCGGGCAAGTGGTCTGGGTTTCTCGCGAGTATCACTAA
- a CDS encoding UPF0489 family protein — MDSEGNMGEWIVDFQGRNHSTAINLNFLWKQDNIFIMDNHRGALWCWLDCLKREKELSLFHVDRHFDALFSDKDYRHFPHDNFEDMTIVDYLACGYENDFFSVTPLFRWDNYLGLFIERYKDKITDWAFATHGKGSAPNSVRYAAYDPWEFPSAIGGLTGNWIFNLDLDYFFSRMTNGEMGRLFTDEYISGWGVALRKAIDADVIKSLTISLSPECAAGWSGSEQALQVLLTGLGIKFDLPV, encoded by the coding sequence ATGGATAGTGAGGGTAATATGGGAGAGTGGATCGTAGATTTTCAAGGGCGTAATCATTCTACAGCAATAAATCTTAATTTTTTATGGAAGCAGGATAATATTTTTATCATGGATAATCACAGAGGGGCGTTATGGTGCTGGTTGGATTGTCTTAAAAGAGAAAAAGAGCTGAGCCTTTTTCATGTGGATAGACATTTTGATGCATTATTTTCGGATAAAGATTACCGGCATTTTCCACATGATAACTTTGAAGATATGACTATTGTAGACTATCTGGCCTGTGGTTATGAAAATGATTTTTTTTCTGTAACTCCGCTTTTTAGATGGGATAATTATCTGGGATTATTCATTGAAAGATATAAGGATAAAATAACTGACTGGGCATTTGCTACTCATGGCAAGGGCTCTGCACCTAACTCCGTTCGTTACGCCGCATATGATCCTTGGGAATTTCCTTCAGCTATTGGTGGATTGACAGGGAACTGGATTTTTAATCTGGATCTGGATTATTTTTTTAGTCGTATGACAAATGGAGAAATGGGGCGCCTTTTTACAGACGAGTACATCTCCGGATGGGGAGTGGCACTACGTAAAGCAATTGATGCAGATGTTATAAAAAGTCTGACCATCAGCCTGAGTCCTGAATGTGCTGCAGGGTGGAGCGGTTCTGAACAAGCTCTGCAAGTGTTGCTTACTGGATTAGGTATTAAATTTGATCTCCCTGTTTAA